The stretch of DNA tctctttaacctgtgttgaatgctccctccacccacattgtttgtacctttaagacctggctggctgtagagattcacattctaattagtattctgtaacttgatttctgtgtctgtgcactgtttgagagcagatatccactccatctgacgaaagagcagtgctccgaaagcttatggtatttgctaccaaataaacctgttggactttaacctggtgttgtgagacttcttactgtgttcaccccagtgcaacgccggcatctccacatcatgatataaaacccacagtcactgacaccaatctcctcctgtctgatataaaacccagtcactgacaccaatctcctcctgtctgatataaaccccacagtcactgacaccaatctcctcctgtctgatataaaccccacactgacaccaatctcctcctgtctgatataaaccaccATACTCGCTGGGGGCTAACTCGGGTGACACAACGAGCTCCCCTGCCCCGGGTAAGACTGCGTCACATCTCTCACTGGCCATCAGCCTATCAcccgcccaccctcccctcgATACATCCATCGCAAAAttaacaaccccacacacacacacacacacagacacacattcatacaTGGAGACTGACGCAAGGAGCCTCAACGTAGCTTATTCAATGGAATGCGATGATTCATTCACCAAATTGGGACTAAGACTAGCGATAAACCCAGTCGCCCGcaccctccctcagcaccaatcccccaccgccccttccccacccccacccctcctccccagcgaTCCTGAACAGTCTTGGATTACGAAATGGCGATTCCAGGGATAATCCCGCTGCCCTGTGTTGACACCTCAACGGCTGATGATTGGGTTGATTGGGTGAGTgagggatgcggggggggggagggagggagggaggagagagaggaagaattcAGAGGTGTGGATGTGtcgcacctccctccccctccaaaccAGATTCTGCCGTGGGTTTCGGGTGTCCGGGCAACGTTAAAGGGACAGGCCCTTgatttgatgtcagtgcagaATATCCGCACTTCAGAGACGCCTGGGTGTGAACGCGGGCGTCGatgacaaaccccccccccccttccccatccaacccagcccccctccctcccagttgCTCAGGGACACAtggtcaagtggatcccttggggTTGAGGCGCCCTCCCCTCCTCGGTGGGGGTCCCCTGCTGTGTCAAACGTGGATGCGTTGGTGCCGCAGGAGGTGGGAAGAGCGCGAGAAGCCCttgccacactgggagcaggagaagggcctctccccggtgtggatgCGTTGGTGGGTCAGCAAGCTGGAGGACTGGGTGAAGCCCTTCTCACATACCGAGCACTGAAAGGGGCGCTCGCCCGAGTGCACCCGCAGGTGGCGCAGCAGGTGGGAGAGGCAGGTGAAGGCCTTGGCGCAGACCGAGCACTTGAAGGGGCGCTCGCCCGCCTGGGCCGGCCTGGGGTGCAggaggggcaaggggagggggcccccctcgcccgcctcgCCCTCCGcgtgccccccctcctccccttcctccaccaccaccacggcCACCGGTGCCTCGCCCTCAGGGTACTTGACGGGGTTGTTCTCGGCGTGCAGGTGCTGGTGGGCCAGCAGCAGGGAGAGCTGGGTGAAACCCCGGCCGCAGACGGAGCAGCGGAAGGGCCGCTCCCCGGTGTGGCTgtgctggtgggtcagcaggtgggAGGACTGGGTGAAGCGGCGGccgcacacagagcaggagaaggggcgttccccggtgtgaactcgctggtgggtgAGGAGGTGGGGCGAGCGGGTGAAGCCCTtgccacacaccgagcaggtgaaggGGCGCTCCTCGGTGTGCAGGCGCTGGTGCCGCAGCAGGGTGGAGGAGTCGGTGAAGCCCTTGCGGCAGACAGGGCAGGTGAAGGGGCGCTCGCCCGTGTGCAGACGCTGGTGCCGCAGCCGGTTGGAGAGCTGGGTGAAGCCCTTGCCGCACACCGAGCAGCTGTAGGGCCGCTCCCCGGTGTGCACccgctggtgggtcagcaggtgggACGAGCGGGTGAAGCTCTTCTCGCAAACGGGGCAAGAGAAGGGGCGCtcgccggtgtgaactcgctggtgcacccGCAGGTCGGAGGAGCGGGTGAAGCCCTTCTCGCAGACAGGGCAGGAGAAAGGCCGCTCGCCGGTGTGACTGCGCCGGTGGGTCTCCAGCTCCGACGCCGTGTGGTAGCCCTTGCCGCAGTCGCCGCACTTGTGGGGCCGCTCAGCGCCCCGCTCCCGCGCCGCCGGCCGGGGCCCGGGCCCGGGGCTCGGTCTGGCTTCCTTCTCCTTCTTCTCCGCCTTGCCGCTCTCGCCGTCCATGGTTACCGTCGACGAGACTCAGCTGCCAAACGATCCGGCGTCAGGTCACGACACGAGGTTTGCTTCGAGATCTCCGTCCAGAACTCCTCTGCTTCTTAGCCCCTGTTCACAGAAAGAAAGGAAAGGCATTATTTTCCGACCAGGAGAGGAATTCTCAGTTTGAGTTTtgtgtgtgtaaatcctccccttctaagtcCCCATaaaaaaggagtttccaaaacccATCACtgacagtccaggatagaaaaagattaaagtaaaatttatttattagtgtcacaagtaggcttacattaacactgcaatgaagtttgcaTGATGGTCTGGGGccacgttcacaaccttttggagttccttgcggccttgggcagagcaggagccataccaaaccgtgatacaaccagaaagaatgctttctgtggtgcatctgtgaaagcaggtgagagttgtagctgacatgccaaatttccttagtcttctgggaaagtagaggcgttggtgggctttcttaactatagaatccctacagtactgaaggag from Mustelus asterias unplaced genomic scaffold, sMusAst1.hap1.1 HAP1_SCAFFOLD_3378, whole genome shotgun sequence encodes:
- the LOC144490504 gene encoding uncharacterized protein LOC144490504, with amino-acid sequence MDGESGKAEKKEKEARPSPGPGPRPAARERGAERPHKCGDCGKGYHTASELETHRRSHTGERPFSCPVCEKGFTRSSDLRVHQRVHTGERPFSCPVCEKSFTRSSHLLTHQRVHTGERPYSCSVCGKGFTQLSNRLRHQRLHTGERPFTCPVCRKGFTDSSTLLRHQRLHTEERPFTCSVCGKGFTRSPHLLTHQRVHTGERPFSCSVCGRRFTQSSHLLTHQHSHTGERPFRCSVCGRGFTQLSLLLAHQHLHAENNPVKYPEGEAPVAVVVVEEGEEGGHAEGEAGEGGPLPLPLLHPRPAQAGERPFKCSVCAKAFTCLSHLLRHLRVHSGERPFQCSVCEKGFTQSSSLLTHQRIHTGERPFSCSQCGKGFSRSSHLLRHQRIHV